One window of Alkaliphilus metalliredigens QYMF genomic DNA carries:
- a CDS encoding amino acid permease gives MVSGWKEATFLGIGAMVGAGIFVLSGVAASKAGPAVIVCFFLAATLAMLLGSCYAELPHVILVLKELMNI, from the coding sequence ATGGTTTCAGGTTGGAAGGAGGCTACATTTCTTGGAATAGGAGCCATGGTAGGGGCGGGTATATTTGTTCTTAGTGGAGTAGCAGCAAGCAAAGCAGGACCAGCAGTTATAGTTTGTTTTTTCTTAGCTGCTACTTTAGCTATGTTACTAGGATCGTGCTATGCTGAATTACCTCACGTTATCCTCGTGCTGAAGGAGCTTATGAATATCTAA
- a CDS encoding DUF2000 domain-containing protein, giving the protein MEKKCVIVIDSELPTGLIANTAAVLALTLGNRIKDIIGPNVIDGDGNIHEGITTIPFPILKSKEVNIKELRNIIGSEYPDLYLVDFSNAAQTTKNYDDYTHKIAQYTTNELKYLGIAVYGDKKKINKLTGNLPLLR; this is encoded by the coding sequence ATGGAAAAGAAATGTGTTATTGTAATTGATTCTGAATTACCTACAGGTCTAATAGCGAATACAGCGGCTGTACTTGCTTTAACATTAGGAAATAGAATTAAAGATATTATCGGTCCTAATGTAATTGACGGAGATGGTAACATCCATGAAGGTATTACCACCATTCCATTTCCAATTCTAAAAAGTAAGGAAGTAAATATAAAGGAATTAAGAAATATAATTGGTTCTGAATATCCTGATTTATATCTTGTTGATTTTTCTAATGCTGCTCAAACGACTAAAAACTATGACGACTACACTCATAAAATAGCACAGTATACAACAAATGAACTTAAATATTTAGGGATTGCTGTTTATGGGGATAAAAAGAAAATTAATAAATTGACCGGTAACCTTCCTTTATTACGTTGA